Proteins found in one Mycobacteriales bacterium genomic segment:
- a CDS encoding glucose 1-dehydrogenase: MGDRLAGKVAIVTGGARGMGAAISTLYAEQGAKVLVTDVIDDEGEALVKEIGGAGADRVAYRHLDVTREAEWTAAVADAVERFGKVDVLVNNAGVLRAVPIPNMTEDIYREVIDVNQIAVFLGMKAVVGPMVAAGGGSIVNISSIDGHQGTPTLVAYVAAKYAVCGMTRVAALELASVGIRANTVCPGATRTRMMDAPDMAGVDIEAMSARMAPLGRIGEAHEVAAAALFLASDESSYITGTDIVVDGGATSGVGVEMFSQVST, translated from the coding sequence ATGGGCGACCGACTCGCCGGCAAGGTAGCGATCGTGACCGGTGGCGCGCGCGGAATGGGCGCGGCCATCAGCACGCTGTACGCGGAGCAGGGCGCCAAGGTGCTGGTCACCGACGTCATCGACGACGAGGGCGAGGCCCTGGTCAAGGAGATCGGCGGGGCCGGGGCGGATCGGGTCGCCTACCGCCACCTCGACGTCACCAGAGAGGCCGAGTGGACCGCCGCGGTCGCCGACGCCGTGGAGCGCTTCGGCAAGGTCGACGTGCTGGTGAACAACGCCGGCGTCCTGCGCGCGGTACCCATCCCGAACATGACCGAGGACATCTACCGCGAGGTCATCGACGTCAACCAGATCGCGGTGTTCCTCGGCATGAAGGCGGTCGTGGGCCCGATGGTGGCGGCCGGCGGCGGCTCCATCGTCAACATCTCCTCCATCGACGGCCACCAGGGCACGCCGACGCTGGTCGCCTACGTGGCCGCCAAGTACGCGGTGTGCGGGATGACCCGGGTGGCCGCGCTGGAGCTCGCTTCCGTGGGCATCCGCGCGAACACCGTGTGCCCCGGTGCCACCCGCACCCGCATGATGGACGCCCCGGACATGGCCGGCGTCGACATCGAGGCCATGAGTGCCCGGATGGCGCCCCTGGGCCGGATCGGTGAGGCACACGAGGTCGCCGCCGCTGCCCTGTTCCTGGCCAGCGACGAGAGCTCGTACATCACCGGCACCGACATCGTGGTCGACGGCGGCGCGACCTCCGGCGTCGGCGTGGAGATGTTCAGCCAGGTCTCGACCTGA